One region of Acropora muricata isolate sample 2 chromosome 13, ASM3666990v1, whole genome shotgun sequence genomic DNA includes:
- the LOC136895675 gene encoding volume-regulated anion channel subunit LRRC8A-like, with protein MPSETESLKISKFIMTSWDLVDHYLLATMLAITVASYALQTAQDRLICIPAIDCPRNGSALCNRSSLPVVSLFKMPDRRHYDYIDNECYKDMHWFSAYYSLIFLIETVILLAISNFWQKYPNSASPLARCEYLVSEYNKGDFLIKDSAEELLNRLKVLLDAYNKDEIRWGGVTKQYRLRGKVGISFTSLFLIFNAIFYRYTHGRKPCKLDDVEYTTEQEDSFFQCSRTMGSYFHIATVLFFVFFLVHLLVALRSLWWASTGLLRNTPHFTKTDWTVNTTTGRVGEFKGDAAFLLHLLEKTGCYFVDIVIEAQKNEAEKKKAKQKKAAEMSNEEREQLLEAEAEADSLL; from the coding sequence ATGCCTTCGGAAACGGAAAGTTTAAAAATATCGAAATTTATTATGACCTCGTGGGATCTTGTCGATCATTATCTCTTGGCGACTATGTTGGCCATCACGGTGGCATCGTATGCTTTACAGACCGCCCAAGACCGTCTGATCTGTATCCCCGCTATTGATTGCCCAAGGAATGGCTCAGCTCTTTGCAATCGGTCTTCTTTGCCTGTGGTCAGTCTATTCAAGATGCCCGACCGACGGCATTACGATTACATTGACAACGAATGCTACAAAGACATGCATTGGTTTTCAGCGTATTATTCGCTTATTTTCCTTATCGAGACTGTAATTTTACTTGCCATTTCCAATTTCTGGCAGAAGTATCCCAATAGTGCAAGTCCCCTGGCTCGTTGCGAATACTTGGTTTCCGAATATAACAAAGGGGATTTTTTGATAAAAGACAGTGCTGAAGAACTTCTTAATAGGTTAAAAGTATTGTTAGATGCTTACAACAAAGATGAGATTCGTTGGGGTGGTGTAACAAAACAGTACAGATTACGAGGGAAAGTCGGCATAAGTTTTACatcactttttttaattttcaatgcTATTTTCTATCGTTACACGCACGGAAGGAAACCGTGTAAATTAGACGACGTTGAGTACACCACAGAGCAGGAGGATAGTTTTTTTCAATGCTCTCGAACCATGGGGAGTTACTTTCATATAGccactgttttgtttttcgtgttttttttggTGCATTTACTTGTTGCTTTACGGTCTCTTTGGTGGGCTTCTACTGGTCTTTTGAGAAATACACCACATTTTACCAAAACCGATTGGACTGTCAATACGACCACAGGAAGAGTCGGCGAATTCAAGGGGGATGCGGCATTTTTGCTTCATTTGCTAGAAAAAACAGGTTGCTATTTTGTCGATATCGTCATAGAAGCACAAAAAAATgaagcagagaaaaaaaaggcaaaacaaaaaaaggcagCAGAAATGTCAAACGAGGAGCGTGAGCAACTTTtagaagcagaagcagaagcagatAGCCTACTTTGA